The Nicotiana tomentosiformis chromosome 2, ASM39032v3, whole genome shotgun sequence genome includes the window ATTTCTCCTGATGTTTGTTCAACTGCATTATAAAAACcggttagtgtgatgcagcgtgGCACTATCTTGTCTTCGAGTCTCATCTGGGTgaggactcggggatggataatgcacgcTCCACTTCCATCGTCTACTATGATACGTTTGACATCAATATCTAAAATGCGCATAAGTAATGACGAGAGCATCATTGTGAAGGAAAGTCAAACCATCGGCATCTGActcgtcgaagatgatactttctttgaGTCTGTCATAACGCATTCGTGAGTGATAGATCATTTGAGCTTGTGGGTGGTAGTGAATTTAACGTCGTTGATGGAGGCATCATCGctaccgccgatgatcatgttgatagtGCTAGCTGGTGACGGTGGCTTTGACGGGCCTTGGTGTTCACGTCTTCTGGCGAAGTTATTTCTCCCCTTATCACTTAGcagctctttgaggtgtccctgccATAACATGTTTACAACCTCTTGCCTGAAGGCGATGCAATCTTCTATTTTGTGTCCGCGCTCCTGGTGGAACTCGTAGAGGGCGTCGTATTTTTTGGTGCTCGGATCGGACCTCATCTTTGGTGGCCACTTCACCTTCATTCCGAGTTTCTCTAGGGCATAAACTATTTTTGTaagtgacacacaaaaattgtgagcagataatatggggggcatacctctctcgttTCGGTGAGTCCCCGTTCTCGACCTGGATGGGCCTTTCTCATATTGGAGAGGAGGTGggcggggggagggggagggggtgaACGTATGGCTGGTGTCGTTCCCTGTTAGGTCGTGAGACTGGGTGATCCCTCCTGCTGTTGTCTCTTCGTTCTTTCCTGGACTCGGCTTGTACCGAGATAAGACGATGAGTTGGTCCATTGAGGTCGTCCTCATCTGCTCGGACTTTGGAATAATAAGCATTGTGTATCTCGTCCCACGTAGTTAGAGGATATTTCATCAAGCAACTAAGCAGTTTTCTAGTCGCTCTAGAACCATCTCTACTCAATCCGTTTTGAAAAGCCGCGACCGCCATCGCCTCAAACACGTTCGGTAAGGTCATTCTTACCCTATTGaatcgggcgaggaagtccctctcCCAAGGACTGCTTGATGGCgaatatgtcgtttactcttgTTTCAGCTTTCCTAGCTCCAGCATGCGCCGTTACGTACTTATCGGCCATTTCCTTGGAGGTTTCTATGGAGCGGGCTAGTAGCTGTGAgtaccatgttaatgcccctccCGTAAGAGTTTTGCAGAATTTCTTTAGCAGAATATAGGACATTTTTCCTTGGTgaggtcgttgcctttcacggcggtgacaTAATGGGTCACATGATCTTCGGGATCAGTCGTTCCATTGTATATCCTAAGATACggtggcattttgaaggtctttggtatggcatgtggggctgCTTCCTACGGCTGCTCTACGAACCTGTCGGCGTCCCTCTTTGGCAATAGCTTAGGGGCGCCCGATATCTTGTCGACTCGTTCTTGGTGTTCTTTTATTTGGTCTCTAAGTGCTTTATTTTCACTCTCCATTTCTTCCACCCTTTTTAGAACAGCGGCAAGGATGCTGTCACCTGCATTGTTGGTAACATTGTGAGTTATACCTGGCATTGGAGGGTATGGTTGGTCGCCATGTTCGTCTGCTCGTTGCATTGTGTAGGTTCTTACGGTCTCTGTAGTCGGGCATTGAGTGGGCTTGTTGAGCACGCTTGCTAGCGTATCGGTCAACCATGCTTCGAGGAGTTTTTTCTCGACCGGTGGTATCCCTTCTTCTATGGACATGGAGACCCATTTTCCATTTGGTTTTGTTACGCTACAATGGGGGGAGGCGACCTCTCGCGCTTAGGGGAGGCAGTGGGCCTCACATCATCGCCCACTGCTTCACAGCTCTTGTTGATAGCGTTCATGAGGTTGCTAGGGAAACTGCCTCTCACTTTAGTCTTCTctccttggttacctgccatgtaggTTTCCGTATgtgcaaaaaaagagaaaaatcttgGGGTTTGTTAGGTTAGTGAATCACATTAGCTGTAGATCTaaaggaaactaaaaatttagtTAAGAAGGCCCCACAGACGGTGCCAAactgtttgaccaaaaatatagatcttggttcaaccAATTAGATTTAAATAAAGAAGAGTCAATTTTAGCTATTAATAATATCCTGAAGACGTAGTTATCATTTTTATGACAAATAACTTGTATATTTGTGTGGATAGCAATGAATGTAAGCGATAATAAGAGTGTTCAATGATCCAAAAAGATGGAATATGGCATTAAATAGCAATAATAGCGACAAATatcatttaagtaaataaaaatatgtgaGTCACTCGAAAAGGGGTGAGATGTGTGGATATTCTCTatcacaatgatgaatgattgataaGCTTTTGAGCACTTAGGTTGTTCTTAGATCTAGTGGAAATGCTAGACAAGAATCTTAATAAAaagattatttttgtatgcttatATTAGGATCAGATTCTCTCTATAAAGTCAATGTgttttttacaaatgaatatcccATGTTCtctatcattgtgtctctttctatttatagggaacatgtcctagaaaccctaatagtacaggtGCAGataatatccactagaatattctcttttgtcTCCTATCTTAAAATTAGTTGTTATAACCCTGTCTAAgatgctcgacctcgaccttgaACTATGATGACTTCACGAACTTGATCTTTGTTGACTCTTCGACCACACCCTTCATCGCTTTGAGGCTACTTCGACGTGGGGTAGATCTTTGTGGAGACCTTACTGATAGCACGTGGCAGCCGACAAATTGCTATCATGGTGCTGACGTGGCTTGCCTATATCAAAGATATTTTTTGGCTCATAGAGTTAGTCTCTCCACTTATCGAGGTCGTCTTTGCGGGCGAGGTCGATGAGTGGATAATGCCTTTTGTGGAGACCTTACTGATAGCACATGGCAGCCGACGAAGGCCATCATGGTGTTGACGTGGCTGGCCTATATCAAAGATATTGTTTTGGCCCATACAATAGTAAAACTACATTTCTAGATAAttgaatgaaaaaataaaaaagagactCACTAATAATTTGATGAAAGGCGTTGAGTAATAGCTAATTAACAAAacggtatatatatattttcgtgACTACTATTTAATTCCTTAAACAAGGCCAGACGCTGAATTGTACTGGTAGAGTAATAATATTGCTGGTATCCTATATATCATTGCATGTTTCTTCTATGCTCAGAGGTAATCAGGGAAACAAGGTTTAGGACATTTAAGATTCATGCATTTTCCTGGTTTCCCTTCTTCTTGGAAAACAAGGCACCAATTAAAGGGATTAAAGGCTTCCTCTTCAATTTCTTCTTGAGCTGTGAAGGACTAGTCTCACATTCTTTCTTAACATCTTCCTTGTTGACAGCAATGACCTTAGTGAGCAGAGGGGGACTAGCAAACTTGACAGATCTTTTTTTCTGGAACTCGATCTCCTcctccttctcatcatcatcatcttgctCTACAGTTTGTGTTTTGACttcaacttttgatgatggttgCTCAATGAACTTTAGCTCTTCAATCTCTGGATCCATCATCACTAATGGTACTTTGTGTTGGGGTTCTCTTGTCTTCAACTGTTGTATCTCTCTTCTTGTCAGTTCCAGCTCTTCTTTAAGAGATTGAAGGCAATGGGCCATAAATGTTCCTTCTTCTTTAGCTTTCTGGAGACTTTgctttgtctcttcaagctcttCTCTGACTTCTCCTCCAAATTTGGGTTGGTTTTTTCCACCACTTGCTTTTGTCTGCACCTGACGTTGATCATTGAGATACTGATAAATTTGTAGGGAGTAGTAGCAGAACTTTGCTAGTCATGTAGCCAACGTTTTATAGTATATCCTTATTCCCTTAGCATGTGTGATGATATTCCATGCAAATACATTAAAAATATAGCGCCCCTACCAAGCATGTTATGGTTTAATTTCAGCCTGTTAAAGTTCTAAGTAGAATTCCAGGTAATCAAATGGCTGCACTATCACTTTGTAGTTTAATTTGTGATCATAATATAAGTAACAGGTTAACTACTATTTTTACTAGGCTAATTACCAATACACTACTCCCTTCGTTTGAAAAAGATTGTCTTAATTTGATTTGGCACAAATTTTAATAAAGAAGAGAAAACTTTTGAGATATGTGGTCATAAATAAGCCATAGCATTTGTATGAAtgtaaaacttttgaaacttgtggtttgAAACATGTCATAACATTTATGTGACTATAAATACTTCTTATTAATAAAATATTGAAATGTGCTAATCTTTTTTAGAGTATCATAAAATTTCTTATAAGTGACTGAAAATATATGTCACAACTCACAATACATAATACTTAAACTCAGCCTTAAAATACTTGGGAATATAATGGGGATGCATCATATAGAAATTAAGTCCATAATATGATGGACTGTTAGTCGATTTATGAGGCTTATTCAAGGTTAAAGCGTTTCATCGATCTGAACTTCAGAAAGAGGTTAACATAGAAGGAAAAAAGAACCTCTTTAAGTTGCTTAGCATGAATCTCTCCAGCCAACACCTTTTCCCCAAACAACATAACTGCTTCCTTCACTGACCGAAAAGGCTGCCGCATGTCGATCTCCACACGTCCCCGCACCACCACTCCTTCTTCCCTTTCCATTTTCCTTTCCAGAATGCAAAAATATATAACTAAGCTTCTTCTTTTCTATTTGTGCAGTGGTAATTAATTAAAAGGAAACTAGAAACTCCTCCGCAACTGCATTAATGAAGTTGCCGACGAAATTTTGTCTTGTCATTTTAATTGTCAAATATGGggtttatatatatatgagaCGATGAAGAAAGAGGTTGTTTGTTACAAATAATTCTAGGATTACCTAATAAagaatgtcatgaaaatcatttTAGGGAAGGAGCTAAGGGTGTTGGAGGTGGGGGAATTCATTTCTTCGCGTTCACTTCActagaagatatatatttgatCTGTTTGTTAATTATTTGATGGTGATATTTACTGCTTATTAGTTATAATGGTCTGTTTGGTGGTTGCACTATCACATTTCAAATGCCTACTGAATATTACAGCAATAACAATTTCCTAAAAACAAAGAGATAAGAATTAGAAAAAGGGAAAATCAATATAATGTAGTTGTGAAAGAGATTTTTGCAAGTCTTGGTGCCGCCACCCTCACCAGAAGTGGACCTTTAAAGGGACCCAAACTTCGTTTTTTTCTTAAATGGACCTTAGCTTCCTCCTGATCCAAATCAATGTGTATTTTTCTGTCTTTACATACGGCAACTGTTTCCTGTATAACTACATAAATTTGTAACTAGATAGATGGCTTTGACAGAAGAAGGAATGGTGGTCGATTTTCATGTTTAATATCAAAATCATAGGAGTTTACGAAAGTTCAAGGACATAAAGAAAAAGCtcttatataattatatattGGTTGTACAGCGTCTACTTGTCAAGAAAGAAAGTATAAAAATTAGTCATCATAATCGTATAAGAAAAAAAGTATAGACATCACGCCAAGGGACAACTGTTTTTGCATTGAAAGTTaattaaaagaaaacaaaatggaATGGgcaaaaaggagaaaaataaatCTTCTACCTTTTTCTTGATTCTAATCTACATCTCTTAccattttatcttttttttttcacaacTTTTGGAGGAAAATAAAGGGGATTTGCAGTAACTTCTCCTGTATGTTGCTCTAATATCAGGGCCATTCCTCGTAAGTGTGATATTTTAGGCAAATGTCACTTTTAACTAATTGCCGAAATTATTTACGTTCGGTAGCCATataagtatataaaatttgtatattttttatatgatacaaaaatatatataatacagaaaatatatatatttcgcCTATTATTTTTCGAGTAGCTATATAGTGTCGTTTTACAAAATTTAATATTACTAACAAAAGCATCATTTAACTCTACTTTAAAATTAAAGTTTTACTGCATGTAGTCTTTATGTTTAAGTCAAAGACTATAAATATATTGCACCAATGGGTTTGGCCGATTGTAAAGATTTTTCACAACATTGTAGAAACCCCCTTCTCCCCTTCTCTAGATCTCTCAAAAAGACTTGTGTTCCATTTTTATTCATGAAATGTCTTAGAGAAATTCACGTGAAAACCAAACTTCACTAAGCATTTTTTTCCATTAATCTAAGTAAAAAAGAACCATGTGTAGGCCTTTTCTTATAGTATCTTCCAAGTCATTACTTATAAGACACTAATTAACTAACACTTCCATGAAAGAATCAAAATTAAATTGGTTACAAAATTCATATGTTTTTTAACCCAAATCTTATCAAAATAGCCTATATTAAATCTAGTTTATCCTCCAATAATTATATTCAAATCAAATTAGTTGTTTATCTTGTCTACTATTTACTGAATCAGTTGATGTACACTATTATTGAGAATAATCAACACACTAGTATCCTCTACAACCAATGCACAATTATATATACCGTCTACTGCATAGTGCTCAAGTATATATGCCTTCTGTTGCAACATAAACTATATGCATAGCAGTGGTGGGGCAGAGTTTTCTtcaaggggtgtcaaaatataaaaaaaattagataTACCGAAAAGTTAAGGGGAGTCAAcatatagtaaatatacataaaaaaaaatatctaataaTATAGTGCAATTTTCCGACGAATGGGTGTGAATTGACACCCCTTGATTGAATGTGGCTTCGCCACTGCCACTGTGCATGAGATACGCTTTTATAATAAAAGGAGTGAAATTGGATGTAATTAAGATAGACATTTGTACTTAAGAACAAAATTCTACTATCTGTTAGGAGAGAATTATAACGTTTCATCTTTGAGTTGCAGTATGTAATtcaggggtgtcaatggatattaaAAAACTGACTAAATCGACCGAATTGTACCACActgaaccgatttttaggttcttttaaaaaaattataggtttttatataaatttataattgtaccgataattagggtaagttttttattttacaaaaataaaccgaaaaaataccgaaccgtaccgaataaattttacatgtgaaaaatatatttatatagtaagtttaaaaataataaagcattaaatttttttttggatcttggaattatgaaaacggTTATAAGTCAACGAgtaatttaactcaaaatattaATTCCTAAAACCTATTAGTATGCTACTTCcacttaaactaagttatttccCGCATCTTTATTAGTAAGACACAAAGTATTTTagtgattatgagtagcaaactacaatgtattgaatatgtttcctttcatataatctagatttatctttttgagtatttaatcttctataaactttattcttgagtctcagCTTAGTTAATATCTTtctactcgtgtgatttatattttctttgtctttgcttGATTTCTTTTACGTTGCTGTAGAATAGtcgatggatctatactctgccatcttttatgtttttttttaattcatcatcctttaaacagtaaaaatatctAGGGAGTTTTGCTAAGTCTTATAAAAGAACATATGTTATTATATTCTAGTTCTACTGgtgacttttacatgacattttaaaaaaataccgaaaattaaccgaaccgtaccgataccgaagaaaaACCGACACGATTGGGATGATtttgaaaagtctaattttggttatacataatagaatagcCGAAAATTtgatatggtacaaattttataaaataaccggccgaaccgaatTTGACAACAAAATTTCTAGTGCGTTAGTACTTTAGTCCTTATCTTCtcataaattacataaat containing:
- the LOC104085127 gene encoding WEB family protein At3g51220-like isoform X1 gives rise to the protein MEREEGVVVRGRVEIDMRQPFRSVKEAVMLFGEKVLAGEIHAKQLKEVQTKASGGKNQPKFGGEVREELEETKQSLQKAKEEGTFMAHCLQSLKEELELTRREIQQLKTREPQHKVPLVMMDPEIEELKFIEQPSSKVEVKTQTVEQDDDDEKEEEIEFQKKRSVKFASPPLLTKVIAVNKEDVKKECETSPSQLKKKLKRKPLIPLIGALFSKKKGNQENA
- the LOC104085127 gene encoding WEB family protein At3g51220-like isoform X2; translation: MEREEGVVVRGRVEIDMRQPFRSVKEAVMLFGEKVLAGEIHAKQLKETKASGGKNQPKFGGEVREELEETKQSLQKAKEEGTFMAHCLQSLKEELELTRREIQQLKTREPQHKVPLVMMDPEIEELKFIEQPSSKVEVKTQTVEQDDDDEKEEEIEFQKKRSVKFASPPLLTKVIAVNKEDVKKECETSPSQLKKKLKRKPLIPLIGALFSKKKGNQENA